DNA sequence from the Ischnura elegans chromosome 8, ioIscEleg1.1, whole genome shotgun sequence genome:
ATTGGCCATTTGCAGCTAAAATTTATGTTCTATGTATAATGAAGCACACAGAAGGATTAAACAATTAACACATATTTGATTGAGTAAATTTTGAgaaattcaaaatgtaattttgagCAGACATGGCATTGCAGTTATGACCTTTAGCCGCTTTCGAGGTCTCCAAGTCTCTCGCCCCAACTCTTAGCCATTATCCGTGCAACATTCATTCtacaattaatatgaaatattttggaataattgCAACACATCAGAAAGAATACAGTGGCTATCACTATGTAGCACACAATGATATTCTTTGTCTGATAGGCTATAAGTTCTCAGCATGAGGCATAGTATGATTGACTGAGTCATATGGGTGGGTTGTAAATATGAAGCAAGTAATGTTGTAAGTACATAGTGAGTTGTAATCATGTAAATATTAGTGGTGGAAAATTTGGATAAGTATTCATTGGTATTATTGTTCAATAAATGGATCCATGGTTTGATTGTATGAGCCATGATGAGATGGCATAAGACATCCATTAATCACTAGCAGTGGTGCAGCATAGGGGTTTGGGGGGatatcccccccagagctcagagaaatatttaagtttaatccattttagttaATTGGAATAGGATAACTTATAGAATTgggttaggattaatcaaatatccctcagaaagccataaaacttgccattttgaaccattaatcttaaaatttttctggagcaGGACCACTGCAAAttctgcttaccctggcgggtatgcaatacccccacactcctaagtattatttgcacctaaaaccccccctagccttaattcttagctgcgcccctgatcactCGAACATATTCTTTGCAGGTTTAACATATTTTTGCTGAGGATATTCTGCCACATTGCAGTGTAGGGTAGTAAAATATAGCTGATGCAGCATCTCGGTAGTGTGAAAGAAAATTAAACCAGCTTGTATGATGCTGGGGTATAATTCATTTGCTGGGAAAACACTGTGACCAAATACTAcaatgaaaatggattttgaatAATAATACGATCTCAACATacgaaattaaacattaaaataatagctAGCAGTATAAATTACATCCTGGAGATATGATTATGGCATGCGCATTCTgcaggaaaattattattaaaagttcTATGATACGCTAAAATAACTACATATATGAAGACAGCTCCAAGTTATTAGTTAGCTTTTTATGCCAAACTAGCAACAATAGCATAGAAGATCACTATGAAAAGAAAAGCATAACATGTAATCAGCAGCTACTGGGAGACTCCTGCAAGTAAAGCAAACTAACAGTCAATGAAGTGATTCCTTACTCAATCAGTACTCCTTGAATCGAGCAACTTTTCATCCATCAGGTATCTTATCCCCACACGAGCACTGGAATCTAtaaccaaaaaattctctttctcttaatagatttaaattttgctgaagagaaaaatcaattaaaccagaaacaaaagtgaaaaaataccAATGGCACAGTTAAAATAAACTTATTAGGCACAGTTTATAGCCATGCGACTGCGCTACTTTGAGGAaccattcattttttgtgactaaAGATATAGAAAGGATTTCGGGGTGCATTCTGGAAAGGTTACTCAAGTTTAATTGAATGTGATGTGATTCTTGAATGATTCATAAGTATGGCAGAGCTACAATTAACAGGCAATATAGCATCATAAAGTGCTTAGATTTGTAGCAGTCATACCCATATGAGGTACTTCTGAACTGGAAATTCAAAGACAGTGAGGATATTTAAAGAATAGGTGATTCTCTGGAAACTTATGTTTCCATTAGGAGATATAACTCCAATAACTTAATTCTCTGGCTGCTGAAACTTTAACTTGAGCATTTTCAGCACCAGAAAGTTagcaaattaaatgaatttatgaattCTTCAAAAGTCCCCTCATTATCATTGATTTCGCCCATTTAAATCATCATAATGCAGTGCAATTGAATTTAGCCAAAATGATGAGTGTATGACCATTTAGCAAGGTGCATGGATAACCATCACAGGATTTTATGCCTAAATGTGTTCAATTCCTTTCAAGTCATAAATCTGTTATACTAAAAATTACAGGGGTGTAACAAACTTTGGACTCTGAATTGTAACAGAATCCTAGAACTAAAATTAATGGAGTGCTAAAAAAAAAACCATGGGAAAAAGCATTGaactagttttattttgattagaTTTAGAAGAATTACAGAAAATGACTAGAAAAATGTTCTTCAATTGGTAAGGTATCATAACTGTGAATGAAATGATTAATCAACATACCTATCCAACATTTCCCCTTGTTTcgcaatttactttttttaagagCTTATGAACAATTGCTGTGGAATAGAGTAGTATCTGTTGCTAGTCTCTGAGAGTctttatcatcatcttcagtgTAAACATTGCTGAGATAAATCTCTGAGACTAAAGCCTCTGAGGCGTCTCGGAGGCTGAGGCTAGTTTCTGATGAACACAGCTCCAATATGAATATCGAGATTTGGTCACCAGTAGATCAGTAGATACATaggtggatccagggggggggggcacttgcccccgtgccctccccagacccttaaaaatatgctagatttttaatgcgatcccattatcattgcattcgttttgtatgatgaggtatccttgtgcccccccagaacaaaatgctagatacggccttgcttgtgccccctccagaaagaaatcctggatccacatCTGAGTAGATATGTACCTTAAGAGTTCTTTTACATTTatggtatcatttaaatgaataacataTTCAGTTGTAACTGCAAATTAAAGTTTTCAGGTACCGTCATGAACTTCAAATGAAGGTGAGATGTTTTTCTCAATCATTTGTATAGATTTGGACAGTTCTTAGCTGAGTACTTGGCAGACAGTCAATCAATGCCCTATAGAAGCCTATATGCCATGTGAGATAGGATATATAATTAGTCAGTAAAAAACTACTGAATATTTTTATGTGCATTCTCACCTCAGGCGCTGTATCAGCAGTCATGTTGGCATCATCATGTGGGAGAGGCGTTGTTGCGGTTGAAGAGGAAGATGGATTGGAAGAATGAGGAACATTTGGAAGTCCATGGGGAGAAAGAGTGACTTCAAAGCATTTCTTCTGGTCCGTGGCCCCTGGAGATATCCACCCTCGGAGATGCTTATACTTTCTTGGGTGATAGTGGTGCAGTTTCGTGGGTGACTGCAGGTTAGCTGGATAAGGGACTTCAATACTCTTGGTTCCCGCTCTATCAGAAGATGATGAACATTTACTTGAGAGCTGGACATATGAGGTGGAGGTGCTAGGTCTATGAGAAATGTGCAAagaatttcaataattcatttagTGGCAAAACTTATATGTGCAGGCATGTGGttcatcagaaaaaaaatcaatcccaATAAATGCATCATGCATCAACCGGACTAATtacatatttgttttaaatttttacaatataaGTAATTCTATGTCCAAGTGAAATCAGCTTCGTTCATTGTGATCACCTTTGCTAGCTGACTGGTTAACCCTTCAGCTGCAGGAAATGGTCATGTATGTGTGTACAGGTGACTGTTGGAAACATATGAAAGAACATTTGAGCACTTAttcccatctctcttatttttatgGCTCAAACTCTTGCTTTCATGAATGGGACTATTGGTAACACTCCATTCATATCCAAAATAGTCCCTCCCTTGCTTGTTCGGCTGACAAATTCTACTCCCTTAAGGTACCAGCCTGTATTTCCATAATCCTCTCAATGCTCCCTAGAGACTGAATGCAAAAAGTTTTGTgcaaaaatccatagagaaaaaatcattcgcctcgaccaggattcgaacccagatcccccaatttccggtcgggtgctttagccagttaagctaccaaggcatcattcctctctgtggaaatttgaggactataccggacaagatggtatggactgctgagcatatgatgccacaagcagtccaagtCTTGTGCACAGCACCACAGCTGGAGAGCAAAGCCTGAACTTTGGCCACATGGAGGCGGTCGCTCTTAACTAATTTAAGAATACCAAGACTAGCCACGGTGCGCACAATtatgcattgtgggtgactcccgtaaaagttatcactgtggctagtcccggtatactttaaactgcaAAAAGTTTGATGCATAAATAAGATTTAACCAATATGGGTAAAATTCTACTGATTTCCTTGGTAGGTATTTGGAATCAAACCGAACTGAAAATTACCATCGAAATTCGTATTATGTTTCTTTAGTAGATTTTGACCGtggaaataatttcaccaaattatCCAAAATTCAACTGATCCATTCCATAGTGGATGCATCCTCCCTCCAGATCCTCTGCAAAAGGATCAGGAGGGGAGCACAACAGTCTTTTACCTACTCTGCCCCTCCAGGCAGGAAAAAGGCTCTGGCCTCCTTGGCGGATTTTACCACCCTGAGTGGAACACTTGTGGTCTAGCCATCCAGTGGCACAgcggataaaaccccccccccagagctccgagaaatttttaagtttaatccattttacttatttggatcagtattacttatagaatagtgttaggatttatcaaatatcccttagaaagccataaaactcgccattttgaaacattattcttaaattttttctggaagagggcccccgcaactcctgcttaccctggtggatatgcaatacccccacacccctaagtattagttgcgcctataaccccccctagccttaattcctagcagcacCCCTGTAGCCATCGCAGCTCATCATGTCATCATGAAACTGAATTTCACAAAGAGCACTTCCAGTTGGAATGCTTCTTTAACATGACAAATTAAAACATAGATATTGACCCTTCTAATGCTGCTCACCCTACGAAAACCTACTCCTTGCATGTGGTGAAAGTGCAGAGCCCACAATGGGGAAGAAGAAAAGGTGCATTTGCAGCACATTGCTGTGCAAACATACCAAGAACGTTCACGACAGTGAAATGGTTAAATTGAAATGTTCCATTTATTTCTTGTAATAGatctcaaaatattgaaaaaattcaatatcaGTTAGACCAGGACCAtccttatttttcatcattgGTTGACTCATAATATAGATGCAATCTATTCACAGATACAATTGATTATGAGCTGAGCATGTGTAGAGAAAAAGATATTGCAGAGTATTTATGTATCTACATGCATCTCATATGTAGTTAGACTGATATTTTTTGTTGTACTATAATTTTCATCTCACTTTATGAGAAAATACTTGATAAAAAATCAAGGACTAACTCTGAAGCGACTCAACGCAAATACTAAAAACTTTACATAGtcataatgaataaaataccaaTTGTTAAAATCACCTTTTAGAGTGGATCCCTTCGAgagaggatgatgatgatgacgatgagcAGATTGGAATTGGAGCACGGACTCTCCTCTTTGGGCTGACCTTTCTTTGCATTCCACGATGGGGAACTTCAAGCAAGTTTGACCCCTTGCTAGTACTAGTGATTGAATGTGGCGATTGAAGCCCAAATCCAATAGATAAACCCTTGGATTGAGAAGTGTGGCCTCCCGTTGAGGAATCATCTCCACCTAGGACCTAAATAACACCAATAAGCTATCAGTTATGTCAGTACACTGTTAGTCttgcaaataataaattaattgtctTAGCAGGAGTAATAAACACTTCATAATTTCCCATACAATACTCATTTAACAAAACCAGTTTTGTCACTTATGACATCGGTCTCTAGGGTACAACTATGTTGTTTGTATCCAGAGTTGTACCCTTAATGGTACAATCAGTGTCGAGGCCAGTTGGGTTTCATATacattgtgtggaaaattacttatATTGTTCATTGTTACTCCCACTAATACAATGatattccacaaagttgagccactgatgattgaatttttatcactttggggGTGTCTTTTCTTAAAATGGTTAATTGTTATTTATCCTGGAGAAAAGGAAGAACTATTCAACCCAGCACAAGGGTTTCTATGCATGCTGCTTGTAGacataaaaaattacttgaatattaaataaattgcatGGGGTAGTTATACTTAATTTACTCAGCGATATTATCTCATCAGATATCtcttctaaaatatttcataagaaaCTGAAACAGAGTGGCTCAGAGGTGGGTCATGCTACCTCGGAGAACAATAAATCAGTCATCCACTGATAAGTCATAGTACCCATACACCAAGTGGCATTACTATGGGGGGTGATGGTATAGATCCTCCCAAAGCCtcggagattaaaaaaaattatttaaaactattctcTATTTTTGAAATCTATTAACTGCATccgtttaaagtaaaatttttagtgccaaaatgatgtaaaatatattttcagacatgtaatttaaaaaaaattcaatcattaaaCAAAAATGATGAGTGAAAAATGCCGAATTTCTTACTTCTGAGCTGGGACAATCGTAAAGAGCATCAGAATCTGTGAGCGGCAGTGGTGGTCCCTTCCCGAAGAACAGGGATGAGAAGGGCCTTGGGGATGAGTTATGGCCAAAAGGAGATGAGGAAGGGAGCGAAACCCGATCACTCAGTGGGCTTTCACTCCTTGAGCTCACTGGGCTAAGTTTGGATGTCGACCCAGGTTCAGTTTCTGCTGGTGGTGGAGAAGCACCCCGGACTCCGACTACAATAGATGGAAGCTGAAGAGTCTTCTGCATCGTGGAAGCTGATTTCCCAGTCTCACCTTCAGTACCTGAAGTGATattcaaagataaaatttcaGAGAAAGAACTTGAACATATTAGTGTCCAGGCAgtagaaaggaaaaatatgatgCATAGCAGTAGTGGATACATATAGGAGgtgcatgcccccccccccctagcggGGCATCTCGCTTTGCCAAACATTGCAGcaccacagttgtaactttttttaatcATAGGATGGCATTGTTTCATATATGTGTGTCATcagtttcagtttatttatagcttcaaagcactgcagaagcATGGAAACTGCAGaaacaacacatttttttcatggtgaacttcatccttttgtgtatttaattatatatagCTTCCTTAAACTGTGCAACTTTGTATGtggcttttttttattaaaatgaaagtagaggtagctcaagatatcttttgcaccctccCCTCGAGTTTTCTCTCTATCAGCCACTCCAATTTGATGCATAGTTGGAAATTTTGAGTCACAGAATAgtgattttcttttcatttataacAAGTACAGAATACATaggtattcaaaatattttattagtgaaAACCTCATGCTTTCTTGAGGTTTACAAAAactgtgatgaaaaatatgtatcatGACACAATGAGgaggatatctttcagagtgcaTATCGTGTATTACAGGTGTAAGGAGAGCCACAGTTTGCGCAAGTGatagtacaggcatcccccgagttacgtatgtctcgacttacgtaaatccgtacttacgtaagcgataaccgtatttcaaatgattacgttaattttcgaatgcgagcgcgaagaagtagatattcgctcgtacaacctatggtagaaaaaatatcgaatagttatagagttttttacgtgctaaaaataacaaagtgacccatttttgtcgttccttgaaggaaatttcattcatttctgtagaaaaatcgcttataaatcctaagtcagcaatcaacgtgaaaatttgcagttctagcgatggatgtggtggcgtatgtggttgcgctcatttctttacgatacaacttgttatacagcaatctctgaagcgccaacgcaaaggttcgacttacgtaaatttcgacttacgcatagtctgccggaacgcatctcttacataactcgggggatgcctgtaccaCAAATTGCACATTAGAGGACATTTTAGGCCCTGATGGGCTCACAAATTAGTTCATTTTCTTAAGTTAAGtgcttgaaataaatacatggaaAGATTTGATAAGGAAATCACAATTCAACAAATGTAGCTCGAAAGAGGGGAACGAGAATGTAAACACCACAGGCAAGGAAGCTTTCCACTCTTAGTTGAAGATTCATTGAATTACTAGATATAAGCACTAGGTCTAATGTCCAGAAATAAGTTATGTGAAGGACTGAAAAATATGGTATAAGTTTCTAAAATTCAAGGCCTCAGAATCGAGCACTACTCTAGTGCACTGTCCTGAGAAAATCACTGCCAATGGTCACAATGAGACCAAGAGTCAAGACATGTATTTGTAATACTGGCAGTTGCAGTCGTAGAGTAGTACAGCTCAAACCATAGTTTGCAAATAATAAAcatgttcacaaaaaaaaatcagtttcattATAAGAGAATGAGGTGGACACCTTACCTCAAATCCAAGGCATCTGCATTCGATGTATTGAATTACCTAGTGTTTCTGATCTGAGTTGGACACCCTTTTTCCAAATACTATTCCATGTGACTGAGTTGAAACTGTCTAAGTCTCCATTGAAACTCACTTTTGGCTCAGTTTCAACTATATGTCAGctaatttcaagtaattttcaatggaaactgtgttggaaatatttttgtttcacccTTAGAGGGCAGACTTTATAAGGCTTTTTCAAGGCTATTTAATCActagttttttgaaaaatgtagTTATGCACTAAAACAAGTCATCTAACCAAGCATAAGACACTCAGGAAAGACCTATATCTACTCCTGTGACAATATTATAATGGATGCATACTtacatatttcaagaaaaataatggaAGTAGCAGAGGACAATGGAATGTTTTGGGTGAAATGGGAGTAGGGCTTGGAGGCTCTTAGAAGAAATAAAGCTTTCACTTTGCAGGATTTTTACCAATCAGTCTATATCCTGAACGATGTTTCTCCCATACCACAGCCACTTCACCCTGGCTCAAGTTGACTCCATTTGTATCTAAAGCATATAGAATATGTGGAAAAATATTCTCCAGAATTATAACGCTAATATTCTAAATAAATTTCTATAGATATTGATAGATCACTCCATCATATCCTAACAGTAACCTCCATTACAAACTATAAAAAGCAGTGAGTGAGAGGATCAATTGGAAATGTCACATACTTGCAAACTAGAAACTTTTTTGGGTTCTGgaacagtggcggctggtggtaatttatctagggtgtgcattagagcagatataggatgatttaattatattatgttaatcctaatccatgagcgtcatattttgtcgtaatagaatacatagcaagcaaaacatatcactggtacactctacccttaaaattgcatgaacagaaataatattagcatgtatgaaaataattattctcaacacacctttacaagtgatggtagttgaaattcattctcttttccttacaccctatgcggaagtagtgtagaaaatggctatacagatggctctgtagacggactaggatcctgggcgcaggtagtgtaggtggcggctacaccactacacttcctgctagtcagtcaccaaaaacatgcgcgtgcgcattcgcatggttttgagtctgctcccatcgcccctttgaacagtacatacccccccgcttacctcgtcccgccagagctccctcaagcgatcgcacagaccgaaaatgcgcccggcatgatgccacgggattgcacacttgtagagcggtgaattcgaaaaggagatagctgtagcgttcagaggctcatgtttcttgcatgtgcagacagtacttttatccttcgcgttgcaaaggaatagttttcttttataatttattcatctttgggtgtgcacttgctaacatgcgtatacgcacgcgccgccactgttCTGGAACATACAGACATAACTGGAAATAAAGTAAAAGATGAGCTGGCTGATGCAATTCTAACCCCAATGTTACCAAAACTTAAGGCCCTGAACCTTAGGTGCCAGTTGCACCTTCAACTAGGATGGCTATGATAAGAATGTAAGGCTctgatcatgggcgtacccagcgaggggcaggagggggcgcTGTCCCCCCCTACAAGCAAAAATCACcaatatctttaaggaaaataatattttttcaagcaaataattttacaaacaaataaaGAGCTTTTTTTTCTTAGGTCCCAAATGCAACAGTCTTAGCAGCCCATGGGCATGCGTCGCTGAGAGAAAAAAGTAACCAAGGATAATCTGGCATGACTTCATAGTGCAATGgatatttaattaagttaaataacAAATGGAAATCCATGTACTAAGAATTAAAGCAACCACAGTATCCACTTAGTTAGATTAAAATACAcgcaaattcacaaaaaatattttttttccttccagatAATCTCAACAACTGGAATATCATAGAAAGAATGCCATCCAAATCCCTGAAATACTTACCGATTCCTTCATCATTGGAATCTGGTGTTGTGCTAGAGTTGTGCCTGTCCAATCTTCTTCTCCTCCATGCTCTTCCCTCCCCAGCCTCTCCAACCCCCTCTACCGCCTCTTCTTCCCCCCCTGAATTTCTCCCAAACTCTACAGTCTCACAATTTGAACCCGAAGAGGCCTGGGGCTTCCTTAAAGACACTGACAAAGACTTCACCACCAAAGGAGGACTCCCGGGAGGTCTTTCCACCACTCCTGCATCCTCCATGTTAGGAGTCTGCAGCAGCGGTGAAGGCCTACGCGTCCATGAATAACAGGATGGCACTAAAAGGTGAGGCGTACCTGAACCATCATGGTCTGAGCATGTTGGCGAGCTCTGACCGTTCCCTCCCACTCCACCCGGGGGAAGGTTCAAGAAATGCTGATGGTGGTTCTGAATGGATGGGTGAAGCATGGTAGTGGTGCCTAGGCTGGCTCCTGCACCGAGATGAGGGTGAAGGAACTGTCCTGTCCTGTGATGTGGGAGTAGAAGGTGGGGACCGTGATGGGGGTGATTGCTGCCGGGGTGTTGATGCGGATCCTCGGCATCGGTGGCATCGGATGGGCAGAGGGGGTTATTGGATCCTGCCCTAGAGggaccgggactagccatggagGAGTATCCGGAAGAACTTAAATTGGACTCGGAAGCTGTTCTTTCACCTCTTGAACACATTGAAAAGGGAGATAGATAAGTCATCCCGGTTTGACCACCACACTTTGAGTTATCGTCACCAATCCTCCGGCCACCTGGCCCGAGCATGCTTCCTGACGAACGGTAGGAGGAGGAATTGCACCTCCCACCGTTACCGTCAGCACAACCATCTTCAGTCTCATCGGATTCACTCATGGTGGCAGTGACTGTGATGACGGGGGGACACATTGGCAGGTCCAAAGAGTTAGGCTTGTCTGGACCATGGAGGAGAAGTCTTTTGTTGCTCGGCTGGGAAACTTGCGGGGAGAGAGGtggctgaaaaaatattggaggcgGGTACGAGTGATGTTCTGAAAGTCTCCTTCTCGGAGGTGGGGAACCGATTGGCAACATCATGAGGGGGCGGTTGTTGGGCACTGTCGTCCGTGTGGGGGAAGGTTGTTGAACTGTTATCATTGGTATAAcaaggggaggagggggtgagaGGGTGGACGTTGGCGGGGCACTCTTGGGCACAGAACAGTTCCCGGAAGAATGAGTCTCCTCAGACATGGTGTCCATGCCTTCCGGGGAGTCTTCCTCCAGACCTTCATCTCCAATGTCATCATCCGTGGCCTCCAAGGCTGCGGTATCCATGGAGAGCCCTTTCTGCTTCTGGTGTAGATGATCCTCCTCAGCCTTTCTCTCCTGTTCCTCCTCATCTTCTTCATCCTCTTCATCCTCCTctgattcatcatcatcttcgtCATCATCTTCATCTCCTTCATCATCATCTCCTTCATcgtcctcttcctcctcattctctcccccttctcctcctcccccaccatcCCCACCTCCTCCCTCTTCCTCCGGACTCTGTGTGACGCAAACCCTAGCAggctcttcttcttcctcctcttcatccTCTCTGTCGTCAGTTTCCCCATCATCACCAccaccttctttcttctctccaccTGTTTGCCCGGCACCGTTGTTGTGGAGGGCAGTCTTTTGAGCATTATCGTCCTTGGACATTTGTTGTAGGAGTCCAACCCTAGTTGGGGATGGTGAAGGTGAGGGAATCTCATGGATTGGGGAGAGAGGGGGATGTTCTCCGCCACCCATGCAGGAAGATGGTGGTTCGAGGAATATAGAGGGTCCTCTCGTCGATGATATGCCTTCCTTGTTGCTCATCATGGCATCGACGACTGTCACTTGGATTTTATTCCTGTTCGACTTCCTTGGAACAGCTGGAGAAGTCCCCGTAGTGGATGCTTGGAATGATGAAGAGGAGGTAGAGGAGGAGACTGATGAGGATTCATCGGAAGCAGGGCTTGAAGGGTGCTGAGCACACAACGAGTCTTGAGTTGGGGCTGGGGTTTCTGGCACTGGTTTTGGAGGAGGAGCTGCTTCACTGCCACTGCCAGAAGCAGATGAAGAACCCATCTCTGCTGAGACACGACTAAGAAGACGGGCAAAAGTCACCTAGATgaacgaaaaatgttaatttaatcaagagaatttttgaatttgcacatattttaatgctacacatataattattaaaatcagtgaaTTAAATTATGCCTTTCATCCCAAAATGGGAGAGGACCAAACCATCACTTGATTACTTGTTCACAATAAAATAACCAGAGGAGATGCACGTGAACAATATTTATCAACCGAGACTTCAGTAATTATTGTGTATTGCCAAGGGTGAAAAATTCCATGGACAAAAGCTGcaccacataaataaaattatgcaatatcaaatcaaatgttatattgattatttgaaaattagGTTACTACT
Encoded proteins:
- the LOC124164442 gene encoding uncharacterized protein LOC124164442, which encodes MVRLWTGDKPRGKGFKATFRAVESSTSEEHVIILGNNTRGPLLHLNYPDEPPPGMHFVQRLLAPHGHVVRIRLLDVAVASSGDEASPLPATVAPNGTSTTSTPAPGGEAAAAPSPESCSGPPHLEVRDRYSGRGGGSIWLLCHSPGSVLSLTSYLNSISVVQRYVVSEEGESPRLNAMVKVEEDPNYKMKILSSSKFVARTKENRDEKGLAVSSYSESKIPVVESCYPNPCLHGGKCIGGPGMRSRRTCQCKGYYTGLFCALTVCDLEPCVYGLCVLSQDAERGGPGFTCNCFPGYTGITCDERPKPCADNPCEGRGDCLEKGPHSFICRCHAWWEGQRCEKRMLRIPYKPLSERMLHEPFWLGLITVTVVLGIIGLIWCAKRHFPEKLEKLLAEEADRTRHGVPASSSARDNLQSLGGAQGYSIAVEGSHHHQAHPGGQQPPHPPRSLFGRLGIRKPSLLSLTGGSGTSALTQRPQPTHSPTGPNTPAVPNRKPNAPMIPYRQASSSHLLGSGGSHQPSSSSSSAARTFSLDDLLKLPPRRSPSSRKKRNNSSPTRKHSATPSGAAAAAAAIMAEAEKKKILQSLVSSAPKPPITAVARLSISLPPSETLSLGECTQNSQSTSANMSETKFMGEGAGGASSGDDIVLEEPLPGPPLMPPVPPTASRLDKKVTFARLLSRVSAEMGSSSASGSGSEAAPPPKPVPETPAPTQDSLCAQHPSSPASDESSSVSSSTSSSSFQASTTGTSPAVPRKSNRNKIQVTVVDAMMSNKEGISSTRGPSIFLEPPSSCMGGGEHPPLSPIHEIPSPSPSPTRVGLLQQMSKDDNAQKTALHNNGAGQTGGEKKEGGGDDGETDDREDEEEEEEEPARVCVTQSPEEEGGGGDGGGGGEGGENEEEEDDEGDDDEGDEDDDEDDDESEEDEEDEEDEEEQERKAEEDHLHQKQKGLSMDTAALEATDDDIGDEGLEEDSPEGMDTMSEETHSSGNCSVPKSAPPTSTLSPPPPLVIPMITVQQPSPTRTTVPNNRPLMMLPIGSPPPRRRLSEHHSYPPPIFFQPPLSPQVSQPSNKRLLLHGPDKPNSLDLPMCPPVITVTATMSESDETEDGCADGNGGRCNSSSYRSSGSMLGPGGRRIGDDNSKCGGQTGMTYLSPFSMCSRGERTASESNLSSSGYSSMASPGPSRAGSNNPLCPSDATDAEDPHQHPGSNHPHHGPHLLLPHHRTGQFLHPHLGAGASLGTTTMLHPSIQNHHQHFLNLPPGGVGGNGQSSPTCSDHDGSGTPHLLVPSCYSWTRRPSPLLQTPNMEDAGVVERPPGSPPLVVKSLSVSLRKPQASSGSNCETVEFGRNSGGEEEAVEGVGEAGEGRAWRRRRLDRHNSSTTPDSNDEGIGTEGETGKSASTMQKTLQLPSIVVGVRGASPPPAETEPGSTSKLSPVSSRSESPLSDRVSLPSSSPFGHNSSPRPFSSLFFGKGPPLPLTDSDALYDCPSSEVLGGDDSSTGGHTSQSKGLSIGFGLQSPHSITSTSKGSNLLEVPHRGMQRKVSPKRRVRAPIPICSSSSSSSSLEGIHSKRPSTSTSYVQLSSKCSSSSDRAGTKSIEVPYPANLQSPTKLHHYHPRKYKHLRGWISPGATDQKKCFEVTLSPHGLPNVPHSSNPSSSSTATTPLPHDDANMTADTAPEIIGKEAKWIYGSEKLGLHEALMLPLDGQDLLPQTRKICRMKTIGHQIRFLRRLELTLKKRERLASPSDSDDGPQVMDEEDDCDRKEDSSQSSSETTKVPLLPMMPPRNSKEGRYRSSTRRHRRSYDRSSRIGGKSTAPVLEPLLHQMPISSSSEDEGEKSIRRSSPFRQRHANIPTTLTSPATVSVTATLNANR